A window of the Gemmatimonadota bacterium genome harbors these coding sequences:
- a CDS encoding valine--tRNA ligase, with the protein MKNKALERAYDPKDIEKTWYDFWYRKGYFRPEFRATGPAYTVTIPPPNVTGELHMGHALQHAIHDAVIRYKRMRGFRTLCLPGTDHAGIGTQMKVEQEIWENEKKTRREIGRRDLLKRIWAWREKYGSTILRQLRELGCSYDWSRERFTMDEEYVRAVLETFVRFYEKGWIYRGKRMVNWCPQCGTVISDLEVEEREVDSHLWHIRYKGIDGAPDVVVATTRPETMLGDTGVAVHPSDARWRNAVGKRVMLPLMNRPIPIVADDYADPEMGSGAVKVTPGHDPNDYEIGQRHDLPEIAVIGLNGEMTEDAGVYVGQDRYACRKAVVEALDELELMEKIEDYTHAVPHHDRCGTVIEPMPMEQWFVAMRDLADLILPLMREKKIDYVPDRFREYSIEWLENIRDWCISRQLWWGHRIPVWTCENCSEVIVNAEPPEVCTTCGSQQLTQDPDVLDTWFSSALWPFATLGWPEDTEDLKLFHPTDLMITGRDILYLWVIRMIMTAVEFVGEIPFRTVLVHPTVQTRDGKRMSKSLGTGIDPRELIDRYGADATRLSLLYQCGSSQDIRFDADVKDNKLQDSPIAEMCRNFCNKIWNAARFVQMNLDDRDILDVALLTVPEPITDLSDRWILSLYNRTVLQVTEALEAYRFDEAARALYDFVWSAYCDWYVEMAKVRLYGDDQTARQTAQSVLCVVFEGTLRLLHPVAPFISEALWQTFPREGEALIAAPWPKCDKTQFDKAAEREMALMRDVVGAVRHIRGTMRIPPGKLVDVVCKTDSEEARAILTSVKGYMKALGRVENLTLGAALERPAASASAVVGDVEIFVPLAGVIDLTVERQRLEKEIGGLEKALSGLEKKLSNAGFLNNAPAEVVAKEREREREYRDTLSKLRENFAVLSEGD; encoded by the coding sequence ATGAAGAATAAAGCTTTGGAGCGTGCTTACGATCCAAAAGATATTGAAAAGACGTGGTATGATTTTTGGTACAGGAAGGGATATTTTCGTCCGGAATTTCGCGCGACAGGTCCCGCCTATACGGTGACGATTCCGCCACCCAATGTGACGGGGGAGTTGCACATGGGCCACGCGCTACAACACGCGATTCACGACGCGGTGATTCGATACAAGCGGATGCGGGGATTTCGCACGCTGTGTTTGCCCGGTACAGATCACGCGGGTATTGGCACGCAGATGAAGGTGGAGCAGGAGATCTGGGAGAACGAAAAAAAGACGCGCAGAGAAATTGGGCGCAGAGATTTGTTGAAACGGATATGGGCCTGGCGAGAAAAATACGGCAGCACAATTTTGCGACAGTTGCGCGAGTTGGGCTGTAGTTATGACTGGTCGCGCGAGCGATTTACAATGGATGAGGAGTATGTGCGGGCGGTGTTGGAGACGTTTGTGCGTTTTTACGAGAAGGGCTGGATCTATCGGGGCAAACGCATGGTGAACTGGTGTCCGCAGTGTGGCACTGTGATTTCCGACCTCGAGGTGGAGGAAAGAGAGGTCGATAGTCACTTGTGGCATATTCGGTACAAAGGGATAGATGGTGCGCCCGATGTGGTTGTGGCGACAACGCGTCCGGAAACCATGCTGGGCGATACCGGAGTGGCGGTGCACCCATCCGATGCGCGATGGCGCAATGCTGTGGGTAAAAGGGTGATGTTGCCGCTTATGAATCGCCCCATTCCCATTGTGGCAGATGACTATGCCGATCCGGAAATGGGGAGCGGTGCGGTGAAGGTGACGCCGGGACACGATCCCAATGATTACGAGATAGGGCAGCGTCACGATTTGCCCGAAATCGCGGTTATTGGTCTGAATGGCGAGATGACGGAGGATGCGGGCGTTTATGTCGGGCAGGACCGTTATGCGTGTCGCAAGGCGGTGGTCGAGGCACTCGACGAGCTGGAGTTGATGGAAAAAATTGAGGATTATACCCACGCGGTACCGCATCACGACCGCTGTGGCACGGTGATTGAACCGATGCCTATGGAGCAGTGGTTTGTGGCGATGCGCGATTTGGCCGATTTGATTTTGCCCTTGATGCGAGAAAAAAAGATCGATTATGTGCCGGATCGGTTTCGGGAATATTCGATTGAATGGCTGGAGAATATCCGCGACTGGTGTATTTCGAGACAACTGTGGTGGGGGCACCGCATTCCGGTGTGGACGTGTGAAAATTGCAGCGAGGTGATTGTGAATGCAGAGCCTCCCGAAGTGTGTACAACGTGTGGCAGTCAGCAGTTGACGCAAGATCCCGATGTGCTCGATACGTGGTTTTCCTCGGCACTGTGGCCTTTTGCAACGCTGGGTTGGCCCGAAGATACGGAGGATTTGAAGCTGTTTCATCCGACGGATTTGATGATTACGGGACGGGATATTTTGTATCTGTGGGTGATTCGGATGATTATGACAGCTGTTGAATTTGTGGGCGAGATTCCGTTTCGGACGGTGCTGGTTCATCCCACGGTGCAAACGCGCGATGGCAAGCGCATGAGCAAGTCGTTGGGTACGGGGATTGATCCGCGCGAATTGATTGACCGCTATGGCGCAGATGCCACGCGCCTATCGCTTTTGTACCAATGCGGCAGTTCGCAGGATATTCGGTTTGATGCCGATGTGAAGGACAATAAGTTGCAAGATTCGCCCATTGCGGAAATGTGCCGCAATTTTTGCAACAAGATCTGGAATGCCGCGCGGTTTGTACAAATGAATCTGGACGATCGCGACATACTCGATGTGGCATTGCTGACGGTCCCCGAGCCGATTACGGACCTTTCTGATCGGTGGATTTTGAGTTTGTACAATCGCACGGTGTTGCAGGTTACAGAGGCTTTGGAGGCGTATCGCTTTGACGAGGCGGCGCGCGCGTTGTACGATTTTGTGTGGAGCGCGTATTGCGATTGGTATGTGGAGATGGCGAAAGTGCGCCTGTATGGCGATGATCAAACTGCCCGTCAAACCGCGCAGTCGGTTTTGTGTGTCGTGTTTGAAGGCACGCTGCGCCTGTTGCATCCCGTTGCGCCTTTTATTTCAGAGGCGTTGTGGCAGACCTTTCCACGAGAAGGCGAGGCTCTTATTGCCGCGCCCTGGCCCAAATGCGACAAGACGCAATTTGATAAAGCTGCCGAGCGAGAAATGGCTTTGATGCGGGATGTGGTGGGTGCTGTGCGCCATATTCGAGGTACAATGCGTATTCCGCCGGGCAAGCTCGTGGATGTGGTGTGTAAGACGGATTCAGAGGAGGCACGTGCGATTTTGACGTCTGTTAAGGGCTATATGAAGGCGTTGGGGCGCGTTGAAAATTTGACCCTTGGCGCGGCTTTAGAACGCCCGGCAGCGTCTGCGAGTGCTGTGGTTGGTGATGTGGAAATTTTTGTGCCTTTGGCCGGCGTGATAGATCTCACTGTGGAACGTCAGAGGTTGGAGAAGGAGATTGGCGGATTGGAAAAGGCGTTGAGCGGATTGGAGAAGAAGTTGAGCAATGCGGGTTTTTTGAATAATGCCCCCGCAGAGGTCGTGGCAAAAGAGCGCGAGCGCGAGCGCGAGTATCGGGATACACTGTCGAAGTTGCGGGAAAATTTTGCGGTGCTTTCAGAGGGAGATTAA
- a CDS encoding AI-2E family transporter, with amino-acid sequence MNEPSSGGLGTAQILRIVIFLGLIVVMIWLLYTIRSTLVPFFIAFVLSYFLMPVVDFLESHRLNRLVAVVVVLLAVFAIVVIPLIVVAPMIVRGTEDMVKSIIGEQGTWYCVVENTGDDVVKIDRFESELEDFKVDGLPLELIPGGGDAESAAPQANPKVVGGRDTLRVVFSPQADEPRQASLRLYGSSGSREDSIVLTLRGNMEDVSSVSDTMASVQFGTSKILISATKHAFGKYKPSSLMALKSVYETSFLPWLKSAQTYLEEILPMLKGRDWVEEILPMLKGRDWIQAANQYLQNVVTILLKETPGLVGQLLSGLTLFIIVPFALFFFLAEGRTMKHAIIVQVPNRYFELILNLLHRIDRQLGSYMRGMVLSVIIVSLLSSTGLYIIGLEHFLVIGLLAGLANVIPYMGPAIGIIAGVVAAVLQYSALSFGVVIPVIIVFAIVQLVDNVFVAPMVVGRSVNLHPLLVIFAVFVGSELFGAVGMLLAVPTTAVIKVAVRTIYEGWRSYSV; translated from the coding sequence ATGAATGAACCATCTTCTGGCGGCCTGGGCACTGCTCAAATTTTGCGTATTGTGATTTTTTTGGGCCTCATCGTTGTGATGATCTGGTTGCTATATACTATTCGAAGTACGCTGGTCCCTTTTTTTATTGCGTTTGTGCTGTCGTATTTTCTCATGCCTGTGGTTGATTTTCTCGAATCGCACCGCTTAAATCGTCTTGTCGCCGTGGTTGTCGTCTTGCTGGCTGTTTTTGCAATTGTGGTCATTCCGCTTATTGTGGTCGCGCCTATGATTGTGCGCGGTACGGAGGATATGGTCAAGAGCATTATTGGTGAGCAGGGCACCTGGTACTGTGTGGTGGAAAATACGGGCGATGATGTGGTGAAGATTGATCGGTTTGAGAGCGAACTCGAAGATTTTAAGGTTGATGGCTTGCCCCTGGAATTGATACCCGGTGGGGGAGACGCGGAATCCGCTGCCCCACAGGCCAACCCAAAAGTGGTCGGTGGGCGAGATACACTGCGCGTGGTATTTTCTCCACAAGCGGATGAACCGCGCCAGGCGTCTTTGAGGTTGTACGGTTCGTCTGGCAGCCGGGAAGATTCTATTGTGTTGACGCTTAGAGGAAATATGGAGGATGTGTCATCGGTTTCGGATACAATGGCTTCGGTTCAATTTGGCACATCTAAAATTTTAATCTCGGCGACAAAACATGCGTTTGGCAAATACAAGCCCAGTTCTTTGATGGCACTCAAGTCAGTTTATGAAACTTCATTCCTGCCGTGGCTGAAATCAGCTCAGACCTATCTCGAAGAAATTTTGCCAATGCTTAAGGGCCGCGATTGGGTGGAAGAAATTTTGCCAATGCTCAAGGGCCGCGATTGGATACAGGCCGCGAATCAGTACCTGCAAAACGTCGTGACAATTTTGCTTAAGGAAACTCCCGGATTGGTCGGGCAATTGCTATCGGGACTTACCTTGTTCATCATTGTGCCTTTTGCTTTATTCTTTTTTTTGGCAGAGGGCAGAACGATGAAGCATGCGATTATCGTGCAGGTGCCAAATCGATATTTCGAACTGATATTGAATCTGTTGCATCGCATTGACAGGCAATTGGGGAGCTATATGCGCGGTATGGTGTTATCTGTAATAATTGTTTCGCTTCTGTCAAGTACCGGACTTTATATCATCGGTCTGGAACATTTTTTGGTGATTGGTCTTCTCGCTGGTTTGGCCAATGTAATTCCCTATATGGGACCTGCGATTGGGATTATTGCCGGTGTTGTTGCCGCTGTATTGCAATATTCTGCGCTGAGTTTTGGTGTGGTTATCCCAGTGATTATAGTGTTTGCGATCGTTCAACTCGTAGATAATGTTTTTGTCGCTCCTATGGTGGTTGGGCGCAGTGTTAATTTGCATCCTCTGCTCGTCATTTTTGCTGTGTTCGTTGGCAGCGAGTTGTTTGGCGCAGTCGGCATGTTGTTGGCTGTGCCCACGACAGCGGTGATTAAAGTAGCTGTCCGGACGATCTATGAGGGGTGGCGAAGTTATTCGGTGTAA
- a CDS encoding cyclic nucleotide-binding domain-containing protein translates to MNRFLQRWLEREKPLFPELRAIPLFRELNRRELQAVVQLIEMRKYSTGDVIFEQGAPGDGVYVVLKGCVEVIQKDGEDGEKVLLAQSESGSFFGETALLENVPRTATAVAKEDTRLALFPRDALHQLAEQRPHLGVKIAIQLSRIAAERLRQTNHSLQVARDELAAKQKEDGEDES, encoded by the coding sequence ATGAATCGATTTCTACAGCGCTGGTTGGAACGCGAAAAGCCGCTATTTCCCGAATTGCGCGCCATTCCACTGTTTCGGGAACTGAATCGCCGAGAGTTGCAGGCGGTGGTGCAACTTATAGAAATGCGCAAGTATTCAACAGGCGATGTTATTTTTGAACAGGGTGCCCCGGGAGACGGTGTTTACGTGGTGTTAAAAGGGTGTGTAGAAGTGATTCAGAAGGATGGTGAAGATGGCGAGAAAGTGCTACTTGCTCAATCTGAATCCGGTTCCTTTTTTGGTGAAACAGCACTTTTGGAAAATGTGCCGAGAACAGCAACAGCAGTGGCGAAAGAAGATACCAGGTTGGCACTTTTTCCGCGAGACGCACTGCACCAGTTGGCGGAACAACGACCGCATTTGGGGGTAAAAATTGCCATTCAACTTTCGCGGATTGCCGCAGAGCGATTGCGACAAACCAATCACAGTTTGCAGGTTGCCCGAGATGAGTTGGCAGCAAAACAAAAAGAGGACGGAGAAGACGAGTCATGA
- the recO gene encoding DNA repair protein RecO: MICHTDGLVLRGFRMSESSKVVVLFSRDYGKLRLVAKGARRPKSKFGASLEPMTWGHYVFYRQDNRELQILSEGDIAHAFEPVKQHYGRMAAGSAICEFLDCITEDEDRNPLLFSIALEAMQWVGSIAEIALDVPVWYFQIRAAGAVGYRPHVSGCVQCGARLQGHRLGFSPSLGGTLCDNHAEAGMRVQFEAINFMAHLQVGRPDRIDLSLLRGVNRAEVTRILRAFFDQHIESRYRPKALDFFERLRAAEPAVPYRAGIRDL; encoded by the coding sequence GTGATTTGCCATACCGATGGGTTGGTGTTGCGCGGTTTTCGCATGAGTGAAAGCAGCAAGGTTGTGGTGCTGTTTTCTCGCGATTACGGCAAGTTGCGTCTGGTAGCCAAAGGAGCGCGACGACCCAAAAGCAAATTTGGCGCGAGTCTTGAACCCATGACGTGGGGACATTATGTTTTTTATCGACAGGATAATCGAGAGTTGCAAATATTGAGCGAAGGCGATATTGCACACGCTTTTGAACCGGTAAAACAACACTACGGTCGGATGGCAGCTGGAAGCGCGATATGCGAGTTTCTGGATTGTATTACCGAAGATGAAGATCGCAATCCACTTTTGTTTAGTATTGCACTTGAAGCGATGCAATGGGTGGGGAGTATTGCTGAAATAGCGCTGGATGTACCGGTGTGGTATTTCCAGATTCGCGCTGCGGGTGCGGTGGGATATCGCCCCCATGTGAGTGGGTGTGTTCAATGTGGTGCTCGGCTCCAGGGGCACCGCCTGGGGTTTAGTCCCAGTCTGGGCGGTACGCTGTGTGACAATCACGCAGAGGCGGGCATGCGCGTGCAGTTCGAGGCGATAAATTTTATGGCGCATCTACAGGTGGGACGTCCCGACCGCATCGATCTTTCCCTCTTGCGGGGTGTAAATCGCGCAGAGGTGACGCGAATATTGCGCGCTTTTTTTGATCAACACATCGAATCGCGCTATCGTCCAAAGGCACTGGATTTTTTTGAACGCTTAAGGGCAGCAGAACCCGCGGTGCCTTATCGCGCAGGGATACGGGATTTGTGA
- a CDS encoding septum formation initiator family protein, whose translation MRSFYRGQSTVLPENSPMIPGSGRRRLNRFLIFAPVVLSLYLFFAGDSGIFQLIMRKQQIAALEREIETIRQQNAMLEREAKLLENNLGEIERIARERYGMVYPNESIYMVYPNPPTALESP comes from the coding sequence ATGCGCTCATTTTATCGGGGACAAAGTACGGTGTTGCCGGAAAACAGTCCGATGATACCGGGAAGTGGAAGGCGACGCCTGAATAGATTTTTGATATTTGCACCAGTGGTGCTTTCGCTTTATTTGTTTTTTGCAGGAGATAGTGGGATTTTTCAACTCATAATGCGCAAGCAGCAAATTGCCGCATTAGAACGGGAAATTGAAACTATTCGCCAGCAGAATGCAATGTTGGAACGCGAGGCGAAATTGCTGGAAAACAATTTGGGTGAAATTGAACGCATTGCTCGAGAGCGCTATGGCATGGTGTATCCCAATGAATCGATTTATATGGTTTATCCCAATCCACCGACAGCATTGGAGTCACCGTGA
- the proB gene encoding glutamate 5-kinase translates to MNKRIDRKVLFADVRRVVVKLGTRVVTAHGNTLNLAVIDRLAADVAYLRDRGLQVAIVTSGAVGAGMGQLGLNNRPRRLADLQATAAVGQGLVMDAYKRAFEAHGVLVGQVLLTSDDLDNRTRYVNARNTLDQLFRYGVVPVVNENDSVAVEELQLSVGENDRLSAMVSHLVDADMLVLLTDVDGLFLSDPAKDSDAQLVRSVHGMPEELYATVGSSGSALGRGGMRTKLRAAEAVMQGGQMAVIANGCTNGLREILDGADCGTLFVADNRSLNSRDLWLVHSRKRGGVVVDDGAVVALSDGGKSLLPSGIIRVIGDFEVGELIGVESEKRVEIARGLTRFDADDVRRIRGKKTPEVAEILGINNGAVVIHRDDMVVLNRK, encoded by the coding sequence ATGAATAAACGAATAGACCGCAAAGTTTTGTTTGCCGATGTGCGGCGGGTGGTGGTAAAATTGGGCACGCGGGTGGTGACGGCACATGGCAACACATTGAATCTCGCGGTGATTGACCGCCTGGCTGCCGATGTGGCATATTTGAGAGATCGCGGTTTACAGGTGGCGATTGTGACATCCGGAGCCGTTGGCGCCGGTATGGGGCAATTGGGATTGAATAATCGGCCGAGGCGGTTGGCCGATTTGCAAGCTACGGCTGCGGTGGGACAGGGATTGGTGATGGATGCGTACAAACGGGCATTTGAGGCACACGGTGTTTTGGTGGGACAGGTGCTGTTGACATCGGATGATCTGGATAATCGCACTCGGTATGTAAATGCGCGCAATACATTGGATCAATTGTTTCGGTATGGTGTTGTGCCTGTTGTCAATGAGAACGACAGCGTGGCGGTGGAAGAATTGCAATTGTCTGTGGGCGAAAATGACCGCCTGTCCGCAATGGTGTCGCATCTGGTGGATGCGGATATGCTGGTGTTGTTGACCGATGTCGATGGGTTGTTTTTAAGTGATCCCGCAAAAGACTCAGACGCGCAACTGGTTCGGTCTGTGCACGGGATGCCCGAAGAACTCTACGCAACTGTAGGGTCTTCGGGGAGTGCACTGGGACGCGGGGGAATGCGCACAAAACTCAGGGCGGCGGAGGCCGTGATGCAAGGTGGGCAGATGGCGGTGATTGCAAATGGATGTACAAACGGTTTGCGCGAAATTTTGGATGGGGCAGATTGCGGCACGTTATTTGTGGCGGATAATCGCAGTTTGAACAGCAGAGATTTGTGGTTGGTGCATTCCCGAAAGCGAGGGGGTGTGGTCGTAGATGATGGCGCAGTGGTTGCTTTGAGCGATGGAGGCAAAAGTTTGTTGCCTTCGGGTATTATCCGCGTTATTGGCGATTTTGAAGTTGGTGAGCTCATTGGCGTTGAATCAGAAAAACGCGTTGAGATTGCGCGCGGTTTAACGCGATTTGACGCCGATGATGTGCGACGTATTCGCGGAAAAAAAACGCCAGAAGTTGCAGAAATTCTCGGGATCAACAATGGCGCGGTGGTTATCCATCGGGATGATATGGTGGTGTTAAATCGGAAGTAG
- the hisF gene encoding imidazole glycerol phosphate synthase subunit HisF — MLARRIIPCLDVKNGRNVRGVKFSADKDAGDPIELAKRYDAEGADELVFYDITASAEKRDIVGKLVRRVSEEVFIPFTVGGGVRTYQDIRTIIEGGAEKASINSAAIHTPEIITQGAESFGSQAIVGSIDAIRQPNPDQTEDVRWEVVINGGRTYTGRDALEWAEELVDRGAGELVLNSIDADGTKDGYDIELNRMVAERVDVPIVASGGAGGPEDMYAVLSEGKASAALAASIFHYNQYSIAEVKTYLAERGVPVRPKIEIDLT, encoded by the coding sequence ATGCTGGCCAGGCGAATTATTCCGTGTTTGGATGTGAAAAACGGTCGCAATGTGCGCGGGGTTAAGTTTTCAGCCGATAAAGACGCTGGCGACCCCATTGAACTCGCGAAACGCTATGATGCAGAAGGTGCCGATGAACTGGTGTTTTACGATATTACGGCGTCGGCGGAGAAGCGCGATATTGTCGGCAAACTCGTGCGGCGCGTGTCCGAAGAAGTGTTTATTCCCTTTACGGTTGGCGGAGGCGTTCGCACGTATCAGGACATTCGCACAATTATCGAAGGGGGCGCAGAAAAAGCGTCGATCAATTCGGCAGCTATACACACGCCTGAAATTATTACGCAGGGGGCTGAAAGTTTTGGATCGCAGGCAATTGTGGGGTCAATTGACGCAATTCGGCAGCCGAATCCCGATCAAACCGAGGATGTGCGATGGGAAGTGGTTATCAATGGCGGGCGCACATATACGGGACGAGATGCCCTCGAATGGGCTGAGGAACTGGTGGACCGCGGCGCGGGAGAACTGGTTTTGAATAGCATTGATGCAGACGGTACAAAAGATGGATACGATATTGAATTGAACCGCATGGTTGCCGAGCGCGTGGATGTGCCGATTGTAGCGTCTGGAGGGGCAGGGGGACCAGAGGATATGTACGCGGTGTTGTCCGAAGGGAAGGCGAGCGCGGCACTGGCGGCGTCGATTTTTCACTACAATCAATACAGTATTGCGGAAGTCAAAACCTATCTCGCAGAACGCGGGGTGCCAGTGCGTCCCAAAATCGAAATTGATTTGACATGA
- the hisH gene encoding imidazole glycerol phosphate synthase subunit HisH, with protein MIAVVDYGMGNLRSVQKAFEHVGAKAVIVDSPGDIDAAERVVLPGVGAFGDAMNNLKTAGLIAPIVRAISEGRPFLGICLGLQLMFAESEEMGQHRGLDILSGKVKRFPEGQRVPQIGWNEVRIQRETALLDGVPDRSYFYFVHSFFVASERDEDVVGVTDYGIDYASIAGNGRAFGVQFHPEKSQDAGLKILKNFAERV; from the coding sequence ATGATTGCGGTTGTCGATTACGGGATGGGGAATTTGCGAAGTGTTCAAAAGGCGTTTGAACACGTTGGGGCAAAGGCTGTTATTGTCGATAGCCCCGGGGATATCGATGCCGCCGAGCGCGTTGTGCTTCCCGGCGTTGGAGCATTTGGCGATGCGATGAACAATCTGAAAACAGCGGGATTGATTGCGCCCATTGTAAGAGCTATTTCAGAAGGCCGACCTTTTTTGGGTATTTGTTTGGGGTTGCAATTGATGTTTGCCGAGAGTGAAGAAATGGGGCAGCACAGGGGGTTGGACATTTTGTCGGGGAAAGTGAAGCGTTTTCCCGAAGGGCAGCGCGTTCCGCAAATTGGGTGGAATGAGGTGCGAATTCAGCGCGAGACAGCACTTTTAGATGGCGTGCCCGACAGGTCTTATTTTTATTTTGTCCATTCTTTTTTTGTGGCGTCTGAGCGCGATGAAGATGTGGTCGGGGTGACGGATTACGGGATTGATTATGCGTCGATTGCCGGAAATGGTCGGGCTTTTGGCGTGCAGTTTCACCCCGAGAAAAGTCAGGATGCGGGCTTGAAAATTTTGAAGAATTTTGCGGAGAGGGTGTAG
- the proC gene encoding pyrroline-5-carboxylate reductase, translating into MINKRITVIGAGNMGGALMAGWIRSGEIAPENITAVDLVAEVLDQRKRELGVHIAADAREVVGHQDIVVLGVKPQFWKQTVEGFRDLLHCDQVIISFMAGVRIAALEAELGSLPVIRAMPNVLAQVGAAGSGICAGAHVGEDHLSLALSLFNAVGAAVVVSESQMDAVTGLAGSGPAYVYAVIDALADGGVRSGLSKDMALTLATQTVLGAARRVAESGDHPAILKDQVTSAGGTTIAGLHALEQGGLRAALMDAVLAATERSSALGE; encoded by the coding sequence ATGATAAATAAAAGAATTACTGTTATTGGTGCAGGCAATATGGGGGGCGCGCTGATGGCCGGTTGGATTCGGTCGGGAGAGATCGCGCCTGAAAATATCACGGCGGTGGATCTGGTTGCTGAGGTGTTGGATCAGAGAAAGCGCGAGTTGGGTGTTCACATTGCTGCGGATGCGCGCGAAGTGGTGGGCCATCAGGATATTGTGGTTCTGGGTGTGAAGCCCCAGTTCTGGAAGCAGACCGTTGAGGGCTTTCGGGATTTGTTGCACTGTGATCAGGTGATTATTTCCTTTATGGCGGGTGTGCGTATTGCGGCATTGGAAGCAGAATTGGGTTCGCTGCCCGTTATTCGCGCGATGCCCAATGTTCTGGCGCAGGTCGGTGCGGCGGGTTCGGGAATATGTGCTGGCGCACATGTGGGTGAGGATCATCTGAGTCTGGCGCTGTCTCTGTTCAATGCGGTTGGTGCAGCGGTCGTTGTTTCAGAATCACAGATGGATGCGGTGACTGGACTCGCGGGTAGTGGACCTGCCTATGTGTACGCGGTAATTGACGCGCTGGCAGATGGCGGGGTGCGGTCTGGTTTGTCAAAAGATATGGCGTTGACACTGGCGACACAGACTGTGCTGGGAGCTGCGCGCAGGGTTGCCGAGAGCGGCGATCATCCGGCAATTTTGAAAGATCAGGTGACGTCGGCGGGCGGAACGACGATTGCGGGTTTGCACGCGCTGGAACAGGGCGGTTTGCGCGCTGCTTTGATGGATGCTGTTTTGGCTGCTACAGAGCGGTCGAGCGCATTGGGAGAATGA
- a CDS encoding branched-chain amino acid transaminase, which produces MPIPKSYKIWFNGNFVDWDDAKIHVLSHVVHYGSSVFEGMRCYHTERGPACFRLRDHVQRIYDSAKIYRMEIPYTQNELEAAILETIRINNLQSCYVRPVVFRGYGGVGELAVNPMPCPIDVVIAVWEWGEYLGPEALEKGVSVRFASWNRLAPNTMPSLAKVAANYMNAQLIKMEAMADGYAEGIALDTQGYVSEGSGENIFMAKNGQIYTPSTESSILPGITRHSVITLARELGYSVTTRPIPRESLYIADEVFFTGSAAEITPITTIDHIKIGCGSRGEITKKLQDAFFAVVEGRAEDKRGWLTYV; this is translated from the coding sequence ATGCCCATTCCAAAGTCGTATAAGATCTGGTTTAATGGGAATTTTGTGGATTGGGACGATGCCAAAATTCACGTGTTGTCCCATGTGGTGCATTACGGTTCGAGTGTTTTTGAGGGGATGCGATGTTATCATACCGAAAGAGGACCGGCCTGTTTCAGGCTTCGAGATCATGTGCAAAGGATTTACGATTCGGCCAAAATTTATCGCATGGAAATTCCCTATACACAAAATGAACTGGAAGCGGCTATTTTGGAGACGATTCGCATTAATAACTTGCAATCGTGTTATGTCAGGCCCGTGGTTTTTCGGGGATATGGAGGCGTTGGCGAGTTGGCCGTCAATCCGATGCCATGCCCGATTGACGTGGTGATCGCGGTGTGGGAATGGGGCGAGTACCTGGGGCCAGAAGCGCTGGAAAAAGGCGTGTCGGTTCGATTTGCGTCGTGGAATCGCCTGGCGCCCAATACCATGCCTTCGCTGGCCAAGGTGGCGGCAAATTATATGAATGCACAGCTGATTAAAATGGAGGCGATGGCCGATGGCTATGCCGAGGGTATTGCCCTGGATACACAGGGTTATGTGAGCGAAGGCAGCGGTGAGAATATTTTTATGGCGAAGAATGGGCAGATTTACACGCCTTCTACTGAGTCGTCTATTTTGCCCGGTATTACGCGACATTCGGTTATTACGCTGGCCCGAGAATTGGGCTATTCCGTGACCACGCGACCAATTCCACGCGAGTCCCTGTACATAGCCGATGAGGTGTTCTTTACGGGTAGCGCGGCAGAGATAACGCCTATTACGACTATTGACCACATCAAAATTGGCTGTGGTTCTCGGGGAGAAATCACCAAGAAACTACAGGATGCCTTTTTTGCTGTTGTGGAAGGTCGTGCGGAAGATAAGCGCGGCTGGTTGACGTATGTTTGA